The genomic segment GCGTCGATAACGGGCTGCGCGATGTGGATCGCCGGGCCATGACCAAGGGCGAATATGCGGCCCATGCGTTCAGCGTGGCATTGGTCGCTGCGGTATGGGCGGTGCCGTTCTTCCTGTTCGAGCCGCATGGCCCGATGGAAGACCGGCTGGCCTTCTGGGCCATCATGACCATGCTCATCACCGGCACAACGCTGGCCTTTGCCGCCACTCCGCTGGCGACACTTGTCTTTGCGGGTGTGACCGGGGCTGCGGCCATTTTCAGTTTCGCGGTGGATGGCGCGCTCGGTTACGCCGCGCTTGCCGCTTCCTTCTGCGGCCTTGCCATGGGCGGTGCGATCCGCGGTGCGCGTACTTATCTTTCGGCGCGCATTGCCGAAGCTGGCGTTGCGGAAAAGAGTGAGGTCGTCTCGCTGCTGCTGCGCGAATTCGAAGATACGGATGCAGACTGGCTTTGGCAGATTGACACTTCCCGCCGCGTCCGTTCCGCCAGCTCGCGCTTTGTCTATGCATTGGGCAAGGAACTGGACCAGATCGAAGGCAAGAGCTTCATCCAGCTGATCGCAGGTTCGGCTTGGGAGACGGGCCAGTTCCCGCCCAGCCTGCATGACCTGGCCGAACGGCTGAAGCGGCGCGAAAGCTTCTCCGATCTGCTGGTGCAGGTATGCATCGGCAGTTCCAAACGCTGGTGGGAGCTTTCGGGCACTCCGATCATCGACGAGAACGGCACTTTCCACGGCTTCCGCGGCGTGGGTTCGGATGTGACCGAACAGCGCGAAAGCGATGAGAAGATCGCCTATCTTGCCCGCTACGACACGCTGACCGGCTTGCCCAACCGCCTGATGCTGACCGAGGCGCTGAACGAGGCGCTGCGTTATGCCGATCAGTGGCGCACGCGTTGCGCATTCCTGATGATCGATCTCGATCGGTTCAAGGCCGTGAATGATTCGCTGGGCCACCAGGTGGGCGATCAGCTGCTCGCGCAGGTTTCTGCCCGGTTGAAGAGCCTGATGAGCGAGAACGAATTGTGCGGCCGCCTTGGCGGCGATGAATTCGCCATCGTGATCCGCGACGCTTCCGACCGGACGCGCGTGGAAAAGGTCGCTCGCGCAGTGATCGACCATCTTTCTCTGCCTTACGATGTGGATCATCACACGCTGTATGTCGGCGCCAGCGTCGGCTCCGCACTTGGCCCGCGTGACGGGGATTCGGTCGAAACGCTGATGCGCAACGCCGATCTGGCGCTGTATCGCGCCAAGGATGAAGGCGGTTCGGTCCACTGGCCCTATGAGCCTTCGCTCCATGCCGATGCGGAAGAGCGCCGCCAGCTTGAATTCGCGCTGCGCCGCGCGCTGGACCGCAAGGAACTCTATCTCCAGTACCAGCCGGTGGTGGATGCCCGCAGCGAAACTGTGGTCAGCTTCGAGGCGCTGCTGCGCTGGAACAGTGCGGAGCACGGCTTCATCAGCCCGGCCAAGTTCATCCCGCTGGCGGAAGATACCCGCCTGATCGTGTCCATCGGCGACTGGGTGCTGCGCGAGGCCTGCCGCGAGGCGCTGAACTGGCCCGCCCATGTGCGCGTGGCCGTGAACGTCTCGGGCGAACAACTGCTCGATCCGCAATTCTCGGGCAAGGTCGTGGCCGCGCTGGCCGCCACCGGGCTTCCGGCTCACCGGCTGGAAATCGAAGTGACCGAAAGCATTTTCGTACGCGATGGCGCCACGGCCCGCGCCACGCTGGAACAGATCATGGCGCTGGGTTGCTCCATCGCGCTGGACGATTTCGGCACCGGCTATTCCTCGCTCGGCTATCTGCGCAAGCTGCGTTTCTCCACCATCAAGGTGGACCGCAGCTTCGTGCAGGGCGCCGCCAAGGACAATGCTGAAAGCCTGGCGATCATTCGTGCCGTGGTGGCAATGGCCCAGAGCCTCGACATGGCGACGACGGCGGAAGGCGTGGAAACGGCAGAAGAAGCCGCGCTGATCCGCGATCTGGGCTGCACCAAGATCCAGGGCTACTATTTCGGCCGCCCGATGGACGCCGCCGATGCGATCACCCTGTTCCGCACGCTGGCTGCGCGGGGCGCTGCGGCTTGATCCTCCTCACACCCCTCCTCAGAAGAGGAGGGGGAAGAAAGCTTCAGGCTTCCACCAGGCTCCGGATCGCGCTTTCGAACAGCGCGCGGCCATCGCTGCTGCCCAGCACATCTTCGATCGCGCGTTCGGGGTGGGGCATCATGCCCAGCACATTGCCAGCCTCGTTCAGTACGCCGGCAATGTCGCGGGCGGAGCCGTTGACCGTTTCGGCATAGCGGAAGGCCACGCGGCCTTCGCCTTCCAGCCGGTCCAGCGTGGCATCGTCGGCGAAATAATTGCCGTCGTGGTGGGCCACGGGGATGTCGAGGATCTGCCCGGCTTCATAGAAGGAAGTGAACAGCGACTGGCTGTTTTCGACCTTCAGCTTCACCGTGCGGCAAATGAAGTGCTGGCTGGCATTGCGCATCAGGGCGCCGGGCAGCAGGCCGGATTCGGTCAGCACCTGGAAGCCGTTGCACACGCCCAGCACGGGCACGCCGCGCTTTGCGGCAGCGACTACGGACTGCATCACCGGGCTGCGCGCAGCCATTGCGCCGGAGCGCAGATAGTCGCCGTAAGAAAAGCCGCCGGGCAGGGCGATGAAATCGAGATCGGCGGGCAGATCGGCATCGCCGTGCCAAACGCGGATCGCGGGAACGCCGGAGACGGCCTCCAGCGCCACGGCCATGTCACGGTCGCAATTGGAGCCCGGAAAGGTGACTACCGCGCCCCGGAAGCTCATGCCGCCACCCGTTCGATACGGTAATTTTCGATCACCATGTTGGCGAGCAATTGCTTGCACATGGCGTCCAGCGCTTCGTCCGTCACGCTATCATCCACGTCCAGCTCGATTTCGCGACCGGCGCGAACGTCGTTCACGCCCGAGAAGCCGAGGCCTTCCAGCGCGTGATGGATCGCGCGGCCTTGCGGATCGAGCACGCCGGGCTTGAGGCTGACATGGATCCGGACTTTCATGGGCGGCGCCTTTCGCAAATTCGGCTTGATGGACTCGCGCGCCCTATGGCCTCATGGCGCGTTTTCCGCAAGCCGGTGCCGTCATTCCTCCCCGTTCGCGGCTTTCGGGCGCGGCAGGGCAACCACTTCCAGCGCTTGCGCCGGATCGAGATAGCGCTGGGCCATCTGGCGCAGGTCTTCCGCGGTCAGGCTTTCCAGCAGATCCTTCGATCTCAGGAAGCGTTCGATCCGGTCCGGCTCGCTCTGTGCGCGATCGACCAGGCCCATCCAGCCACTATTTGTCTTCAGCGCGTTCTCGATATTCTCCACCATCGGGCGCCGGGCACGCAGCAGCGTATCGTCATCCACCGCAGTGGTGCGCAGCGCAGTGATCGTGGTGACGATGGCCTGCCGTACCGCCTCAAGGTCGGCCGGGTCGATGGAAGCGGCAATGTCGAACGTGCCATAGCCAGTGTAATAGCGAGACTGGCCGGCATTGACCGAAGGCGAATAGGTGCTGCCCAGCTTCTCGCGCAGTTCCTCGGTCAGTTCGATCTGCACCACGGCATCAAGCAGACCGAGAATTGCGCTTTCGCGGGCATCGCTGTCATCGCGGGTGGGCCAGGAAAAGCGGATCATCGCCTGATCCGCCGCGCCGTCATGCCATACGGTGCGTTCGCTCCGGTCAGCAGTGAAGCTGCGGGTGCGGTTCTCGGTATAGGGTCGGAAATCTTCCTCACGTCGGGGCAGGGCGCCCAGCGTGCGGGCAACCATGGCGATGGCCTGATCCTCGTCCAGATCGCCCACCAGCGCCACTTCCAGCGCGCCATGGTTCAGCCTGTCGCTGACATCGGCCTTAAGTCGCTGGAAATCGAGCGCCATGTAATCGGCTTCGGGCCTGATGGTGAAACGCGGGTCGCCATCGGAAACGATGCCGCCCAGCGCATTGCCGAGCGCGCTGGAGGGCGTGGCATCGCGCCCGGCGAAGAAATCGCGCACACCGCGCCGATAACGCTCTACGCCTTGCGGACGATAGCCGGGATCGGCAATGCCAGCCGTCATCAGCTGCAATTGCAGTTCCAGATCGCGCGGAGTGGTGGTGCCCTGCATCTGGAACGTCTCGCCATCGCTGGCGATGCCCATGCCTACGCTTCGGCCCGCCAGGATCGACTGCAGATCGTCATAGCTGTGCTTGCCCAGCCCGCCCAGCGGCAGGCTGGTGATCATACCGGTCGCCAGCGGGTTCTCGCGCGTGTTGAGCATGTCGCCGCCATCAAGGTTGATCTCGAAGCTCACGCGGTCCTTCTTCAGTTCGGTGCGCTTCAGGTTCAGCCGCACGCCATTGGCGAAGCGGATTTCCCGAATGCCGAGCGGCGGGGCGACCTTGTCGGACACGACCGTGCCGGGGGTGCCGAAATCGGTATAGCCGAAGCTGCCAACGTCCAGATCGCTGCGGGCCTCCACCGGGGCGACGGCGGCCTCGTTCCAGGCCGCGCGCAGGGCTTCTGCGCCGCCTTCCGGCTCTACCCGGCCCTGAAAGCGCAGCATGGGATTGTCGAGCGGCAGAGCCTCTGCCTTCACTGCGTCCAGCACCGCTTCGGGCGTGATGCGGGGCAGGGCGGCTTCGAACCGGGCAAGGGTGCTTTGCGGAGTGGTGGGCACGCTGCCATCGCGCAGCAGGGCAATCGCGGCCTCGGTAAAGGTCGAGTTATAGCGGGTTTCCGCCGTCGCCAGCGTGTTTTCCAGCCCGGTGCGCAGATTGGCAATCTGTTCGGCCAGTTCGCCCTCGCTGAAGCCAAAGGCCAGCGCGCGGCGATATTCCTCGACTGCCGCCATCAGGCCTTTGCGCCATTCACCGTCGGCCGAAGCGACCACCAGACTGGTGGTGCGCCCGCTTTCGAACAGATCGCTGGTGCCGAAGAAGGCGTCGCGGAAGGGGGCGTCTTCGCTATTGGCCAGCCGGTCGAACCGGCGGTTGATGATGCCATATCCGATCTGGCGGAGTAGGTTGCGGAACCGGTTTTCGACCGTGTCCGGCTCGTCGATCCATGGGCCGTTGCGGGTGGCGGAAAGGTTCTCCGGCAAGGCTGGGTCGATGAAGATGTCGGTCTGCCCGGCCAGCGTGGTGCTGACCGGCCCGGCGTCCACTTCCTCAGGCGGCTGAGGGGCGGGCGCCCAATCGGAAAAGCGGGATTTGATCTCCTGCTCGACAAGGTCGGGATCGAAATCGCCCACCACGACAATGGCCGAATTCTGCGGCGTATAGATCCGCGAATAGAGGCCGCGCAGGCTGGTGCTGGTTGCCGCGCCGATGGTCTCGGCGGTGCCGATGGGCAGGCGCTTCACGAAGCGCGCGTCGGGATACTGGAAGGCCAGCCGGTCAACCAGATTGCGCAGCGCATAAGTATCGCGCACGCGCTTTTCGGAGAGGATCACGCCCTTTTCATGGTCGATCGCGTCCTGCTCGAACGAAACCTCGCTCGCCGTTTCGCGCATCAGCATCAGGGCAGTGCCCAGCAGGGCCGGATCGTTGCGCGGCAGGTCCAGCTTGTAGAGTGTGACGTCGTAATTGGTGGAAGCGTTGGTATCGGCGCCGAAGGCAAGCCCCTCGCGCTCCAGCAGCTTGTACATCTCGTTGCCGGGCACATGGGTGGAACCGTTGAAGGCCATGTGTTCGATGAAATGGGCATAGCCCAGCTCGTTGTCGTTTTCGGCCAGCGATCCGGCGTCGATCACCAGACGCACTTCGCCCGTGCGCGCAGGGGTGGCGTTGTGGCGGATGACATAGCGCATGCCGTTGGGCAGCACGCCGAAGCGATAGGCAGTGTCGAGCGGTAGGTCGCTATCCTCGAAGGCCCAGACTGGCTTTGGCTTGCTGACTTCCTGGGTCGCCGCAGCGGCCTGCTGCGCGGCTTCGAGGGCCGGGTTGGCAGAGGCGGGAAGGGCAGTGGTTAAGGATAGGGCGGCAATTGCCGTAAGAACTGAACGCATCACACTCCCGTCGCCCCGTTAAGGCCGGGGTAAAGCCAGCTTTTTTTCAGGCCTTGGCGGGCAATTGCCATGGCCTGTCTGGCTCCCTGCGTAGCAGGGGGAACGCGGATGTGAAGTCACATCGCTGAATGATGCGTGAAAGGAGGAAACAAAAACCCCCTCCGGATCGAGAGGGGGGCTTTGTTTTACTTCTTCGGCTTTTCCGTCTTGCCGCGCAGCTTGCGGTGGGCGGAAAGGTCGAACACTTCGCCGGGAGTGCCATCGTCCTGCAGCAGGCCGAGACGGCGGGCTACTTCCTGATAGGCTTCTTCCTCGCCACCCAGGTCGCGGCGGAAGCGGTCCTTGTCCAGCTTTTCGCCGGTGGCCATATCCCACAGGCGGCAGCCGTCGGGGCTGATTTCGTCAGCCAGGATCACACGGCTGTAATCGCCATCCCAGATGCGGCCGAATTCCAGCTTGAAGTCGATCAGGCGGATGTTGATGGCGGCGAACATACCGCACATGAAATCGTTCACCCGGATCGCCATGGCAGAGATGTCCTGCATCTCTTCATTGCTGGCCCAGTTGAAGCAGGCGATGTGTTCTTCGGCCACCATCGGGTCGCCCAGCGCATCGTCCTTGAAGTAATATTCGATCAGGGTGTGGGGCAGGGGCTCGCCCTCTTCCATGCCCAGACGCTTGCAGATCGAACCGGCGGCGACATTGCGCACGACCACTTCGATGGGGATGATTTCAACCTGACGCACCAGCTGCTCGCGCATGTTCAGGCGGCGGATGAAGTGGGTGGGAATGCCGATGTGCGAAAGGCGCGTGAACACATGTTCGCTGATGCGATTGTTGATCACGCCCTTGCCATTGATCGTGCCGCGCTTCTCCGCGTTGAACGCGGTGGCATCGTCCTTGAAGTACTGGATCAGCGTGCCGGGCTCGGGGCCTTCGTAAAGGATCTTGGCCTTGCCTTCGTAGATCTGGCGGCGACGGGTCATCGTTTTCCTCGGAAAAATAGCAAGCCCCGGCACTAGCGAGTCGGTTTGGACTGCCTGGCCGGGGCGATCGGTTCCCTATACGCTCACCGCACCGAAAAGCAATTGTCCGATCCCCCGCGATTGCCTAACGGCGCGAGAGGCCTACCCGGGAACCTGCAGGGAGATTTTCATGGCACGCGCCGAGGCACTGAAGCTGGTCGAAACCTATTATGCTGCCTTCAATTCCGGCGATGGCGAAGGAATGCTCGCCTGTCTGGCCGAGGATGTGGCACATGACATCAACCAGGGTGCCCGCCAGTCCGGCAAGGACGCCTTTCGCGCGTTTCTGGCCCATATGGACCGCTGCTATGCCGAAAAGCTGGCCGACATCGTCATCATGGCGAATGACGAAGGCACGCGTGCCGCGGCGGAGTTCGTGGTGCATGGCGAATATCTGACGACCGACGAGGGCCTGCCAGAAGCGGCGGGCCAGAAATACGTTCTGCCCGCCGGTGCCTTCTTCGAGATTTCAGGCGGGCTGATCGCGCGCGTTACCGTCTATTACAATCTGGAAGACTGGGTCCGGCAGGTCGGGGGATGAGCGTTTCGGTCCGTCCGCTGGCGGGCGATGAGATCGCCGCTCACATCAGCGATCTGGCGGCTTTGCGCATCGCTGTCTTCGCGGCCTATCCCTATCTCTATGACGGGGACGAGGCGTACGAGGTGGAATATCTCAAGGAATTTGCCGCCGCGCCAGATGCGGTGCTGGTCGCCGCCTTTGACGGAGGCCGGGTGATCGGCGCGGCCACGGCTTCGCCGATGTGGGCGCAGAAGCCCGAGTTCCGGCAGGTGTTCGAAGAGAAGGGCATCGACACTTCGAAGCTGTTCTATTTCGGGGAAAGCGTGTTGCTGCCCGAATATCGCGGCCATGGCATCGGCCACGCCTTCTTCGATTATCGCGAGGCGGCGGCGAAGGCGGCCGGGGCCGAACGCGCCTGTTTTGCGGCAGTCGTCCGCCCTGACGATCATCCCGCGCGGCCGGCAGGCTACAGCCCACTCGATCCGTTCTGGCGCAAACGTGGTTACTCGCCGGTGGAAGATTTCGTCACGCATCTTGCGTGGAAGGAGCATGGGGAGGAAACCGAAAGCCTCAAGCCCATGCAATATTGGATGCGCAATCTTTGAGCTTCACGGTCGCAGCCGCCCAATATCCCATCGAACGGCATGATCGCTGGGATTCCTATGTCAGCAAGATCACCGGTTGGGTGAGCTATGCCGCGCGGCGCGGTTCGAAGCTGGCGGTGTTCCCCGAATATGGTTCGATGGAACTCGCCTCGCTCGATGCGGAGACGATGGGCGATCTGGAAGGATCGCTGCGCTTCGTTGCCTCCATGGCGCCGCATGTGGATGCGCTGCATATGGAACTGGCGCGGGAATTCGGGCTGCATATTCTGGCCGCCAGCATCCCGGTTCTGCGTGACGGGCATTATCGCAATGCCGCGCGCCTGTTCACGCCGTCAGGCGCGGTGGGCGTGCAGGAAAAGCTGGTGATGACCCGGTTCGAACGGGAACATTGGGGCGTTCATTCCGGCGGGCCACTGCGCCTGTTTGAAACCGAACTGGGCCGGATCGGGGTGCTGATCTGTTATGACAGCGAATTCCCGCTGCTGGGCCGCGCGCTGGTGGAAGCGGGCGCCGAACTGATCCTTGTGCCCAGCTGCACGGACAGCATGGCCGGATACAACCGCGTGAAGATCGGCGCGATGGCCCGGGCGCTGGAAGGGCAGTGCTACACCGTCCAGTCGCCTACCGTGGGCATGGCGCAATGGTCCCCCGCCGTGGACGAGAACCATGGCGCGGCGGCGGTCTATGGCCCGCCCGACCTTGGCTTTCCCGACGATGGCGTGGTGGTAAGCGGCGAAGTCGATGCCTCTCAATGGGCCTTTGCCGATATCGATCTGCGCCGCGTCGCCAAGGTCCGCCGCGGGGGCGCAGTGTTCAACATGGCCCATTGGGGTGAACAGCCCGGCGCGGTTCCTTTGCCGCCCGTGGAGCGAGTTTTCCTTTAAAAACCAAGGTTTCCGTAGCGTCAATTGACAGGCCGATGG from the Erythrobacter sp. SG61-1L genome contains:
- a CDS encoding EAL domain-containing protein, coding for MTQPQEGSWARLRALQYSRLEVLSLSRFLAHAIALVIAVSIFFGKVSPLLLAGWSVALVGALWNASRVDNGLRDVDRRAMTKGEYAAHAFSVALVAAVWAVPFFLFEPHGPMEDRLAFWAIMTMLITGTTLAFAATPLATLVFAGVTGAAAIFSFAVDGALGYAALAASFCGLAMGGAIRGARTYLSARIAEAGVAEKSEVVSLLLREFEDTDADWLWQIDTSRRVRSASSRFVYALGKELDQIEGKSFIQLIAGSAWETGQFPPSLHDLAERLKRRESFSDLLVQVCIGSSKRWWELSGTPIIDENGTFHGFRGVGSDVTEQRESDEKIAYLARYDTLTGLPNRLMLTEALNEALRYADQWRTRCAFLMIDLDRFKAVNDSLGHQVGDQLLAQVSARLKSLMSENELCGRLGGDEFAIVIRDASDRTRVEKVARAVIDHLSLPYDVDHHTLYVGASVGSALGPRDGDSVETLMRNADLALYRAKDEGGSVHWPYEPSLHADAEERRQLEFALRRALDRKELYLQYQPVVDARSETVVSFEALLRWNSAEHGFISPAKFIPLAEDTRLIVSIGDWVLREACREALNWPAHVRVAVNVSGEQLLDPQFSGKVVAALAATGLPAHRLEIEVTESIFVRDGATARATLEQIMALGCSIALDDFGTGYSSLGYLRKLRFSTIKVDRSFVQGAAKDNAESLAIIRAVVAMAQSLDMATTAEGVETAEEAALIRDLGCTKIQGYYFGRPMDAADAITLFRTLAARGAAA
- the purQ gene encoding phosphoribosylformylglycinamidine synthase subunit PurQ; the encoded protein is MSFRGAVVTFPGSNCDRDMAVALEAVSGVPAIRVWHGDADLPADLDFIALPGGFSYGDYLRSGAMAARSPVMQSVVAAAKRGVPVLGVCNGFQVLTESGLLPGALMRNASQHFICRTVKLKVENSQSLFTSFYEAGQILDIPVAHHDGNYFADDATLDRLEGEGRVAFRYAETVNGSARDIAGVLNEAGNVLGMMPHPERAIEDVLGSSDGRALFESAIRSLVEA
- the purS gene encoding phosphoribosylformylglycinamidine synthase subunit PurS, which encodes MKVRIHVSLKPGVLDPQGRAIHHALEGLGFSGVNDVRAGREIELDVDDSVTDEALDAMCKQLLANMVIENYRIERVAA
- a CDS encoding M16 family metallopeptidase → MRSVLTAIAALSLTTALPASANPALEAAQQAAAATQEVSKPKPVWAFEDSDLPLDTAYRFGVLPNGMRYVIRHNATPARTGEVRLVIDAGSLAENDNELGYAHFIEHMAFNGSTHVPGNEMYKLLEREGLAFGADTNASTNYDVTLYKLDLPRNDPALLGTALMLMRETASEVSFEQDAIDHEKGVILSEKRVRDTYALRNLVDRLAFQYPDARFVKRLPIGTAETIGAATSTSLRGLYSRIYTPQNSAIVVVGDFDPDLVEQEIKSRFSDWAPAPQPPEEVDAGPVSTTLAGQTDIFIDPALPENLSATRNGPWIDEPDTVENRFRNLLRQIGYGIINRRFDRLANSEDAPFRDAFFGTSDLFESGRTTSLVVASADGEWRKGLMAAVEEYRRALAFGFSEGELAEQIANLRTGLENTLATAETRYNSTFTEAAIALLRDGSVPTTPQSTLARFEAALPRITPEAVLDAVKAEALPLDNPMLRFQGRVEPEGGAEALRAAWNEAAVAPVEARSDLDVGSFGYTDFGTPGTVVSDKVAPPLGIREIRFANGVRLNLKRTELKKDRVSFEINLDGGDMLNTRENPLATGMITSLPLGGLGKHSYDDLQSILAGRSVGMGIASDGETFQMQGTTTPRDLELQLQLMTAGIADPGYRPQGVERYRRGVRDFFAGRDATPSSALGNALGGIVSDGDPRFTIRPEADYMALDFQRLKADVSDRLNHGALEVALVGDLDEDQAIAMVARTLGALPRREEDFRPYTENRTRSFTADRSERTVWHDGAADQAMIRFSWPTRDDSDARESAILGLLDAVVQIELTEELREKLGSTYSPSVNAGQSRYYTGYGTFDIAASIDPADLEAVRQAIVTTITALRTTAVDDDTLLRARRPMVENIENALKTNSGWMGLVDRAQSEPDRIERFLRSKDLLESLTAEDLRQMAQRYLDPAQALEVVALPRPKAANGEE
- the purC gene encoding phosphoribosylaminoimidazolesuccinocarboxamide synthase encodes the protein MTRRRQIYEGKAKILYEGPEPGTLIQYFKDDATAFNAEKRGTINGKGVINNRISEHVFTRLSHIGIPTHFIRRLNMREQLVRQVEIIPIEVVVRNVAAGSICKRLGMEEGEPLPHTLIEYYFKDDALGDPMVAEEHIACFNWASNEEMQDISAMAIRVNDFMCGMFAAINIRLIDFKLEFGRIWDGDYSRVILADEISPDGCRLWDMATGEKLDKDRFRRDLGGEEEAYQEVARRLGLLQDDGTPGEVFDLSAHRKLRGKTEKPKK
- a CDS encoding ketosteroid isomerase-related protein, whose protein sequence is MARAEALKLVETYYAAFNSGDGEGMLACLAEDVAHDINQGARQSGKDAFRAFLAHMDRCYAEKLADIVIMANDEGTRAAAEFVVHGEYLTTDEGLPEAAGQKYVLPAGAFFEISGGLIARVTVYYNLEDWVRQVGG
- a CDS encoding GNAT family N-acetyltransferase, encoding MSVSVRPLAGDEIAAHISDLAALRIAVFAAYPYLYDGDEAYEVEYLKEFAAAPDAVLVAAFDGGRVIGAATASPMWAQKPEFRQVFEEKGIDTSKLFYFGESVLLPEYRGHGIGHAFFDYREAAAKAAGAERACFAAVVRPDDHPARPAGYSPLDPFWRKRGYSPVEDFVTHLAWKEHGEETESLKPMQYWMRNL
- a CDS encoding carbon-nitrogen hydrolase family protein — protein: MSFTVAAAQYPIERHDRWDSYVSKITGWVSYAARRGSKLAVFPEYGSMELASLDAETMGDLEGSLRFVASMAPHVDALHMELAREFGLHILAASIPVLRDGHYRNAARLFTPSGAVGVQEKLVMTRFEREHWGVHSGGPLRLFETELGRIGVLICYDSEFPLLGRALVEAGAELILVPSCTDSMAGYNRVKIGAMARALEGQCYTVQSPTVGMAQWSPAVDENHGAAAVYGPPDLGFPDDGVVVSGEVDASQWAFADIDLRRVAKVRRGGAVFNMAHWGEQPGAVPLPPVERVFL